A region of uncultured Desulfobacter sp. DNA encodes the following proteins:
- a CDS encoding cold-shock protein, producing the protein MATGIVKWFSESKGFGFIEQADGGKDVFVHHSGINAAGFKSLNEGEQVSFDIEQGPKGPAAANVTVI; encoded by the coding sequence ATGGCAACTGGTATCGTAAAATGGTTTAGCGAGTCAAAAGGTTTTGGATTCATCGAACAAGCAGATGGTGGTAAAGATGTATTTGTTCATCATTCTGGTATTAATGCAGCTGGTTTTAAATCTCTCAATGAAGGCGAACAGGTTTCGTTCGATATTGAACAGGGTCCGAAAGGGCCGGCAGCTGCAAATGTGACCGTGATTTAA
- a CDS encoding B12-binding domain-containing radical SAM protein gives MNILLIYPEFPDTFWSFNYAVSFIGKKAAFPPLGLLTVAALLPEKWSKKLVDTNVERLSDTDLLWADMVFMGGMTVQRESACRIIDRCKALPVTLVCGGPLFTAEPEQFGTADHLVLDEAELTLPLFLSDLEKGQAKKIYRAVGFSDLSETPVPLWHLLKIKRYAALSIQFSRGCPFNCDFCNVTALFGHSPRLKTPGQIIGELDRIYDLGWRSSIFFVDDNFIGNKRFLKDHLLPALIQWRRDKKGCVFFTESSINLADDPDLLSLMVKAGFDSVFIGIESPDETALSECHKIQNKNRDLLENVAIIHRSGLQVMGGFIVGFDSDPPSIFQRQIDFIQNSGIVMAMVGMLQAPPGTRLFDRLQRQSRVVRPFTGDNVDGTTNILPRMGMEALSKGYQRIMKQIYSPANYYRRVRTQLRALTPPEVFQPLDFQRVLSFFRASLRLGILGKERFCYWQLILWTLLRKPRLISVAVTLSIYGYHYRKICERYIYIRSKDGQ, from the coding sequence ATGAATATTTTACTGATTTATCCCGAATTTCCTGACACTTTCTGGTCCTTTAATTATGCGGTCAGTTTCATCGGCAAAAAAGCCGCTTTTCCCCCATTGGGCCTTCTGACAGTGGCTGCGCTGCTGCCCGAAAAATGGTCCAAGAAACTTGTGGATACCAATGTGGAACGTCTGAGCGACACGGACCTTTTATGGGCGGACATGGTCTTTATGGGGGGAATGACGGTTCAGCGCGAATCTGCCTGCCGGATTATTGACCGGTGCAAAGCCTTGCCGGTGACCCTTGTCTGCGGCGGTCCTCTTTTTACGGCTGAACCGGAGCAATTCGGGACTGCGGATCACCTGGTGCTGGATGAAGCCGAGCTGACACTGCCCCTGTTTTTATCAGACCTGGAAAAAGGGCAGGCAAAAAAGATCTATCGGGCGGTAGGGTTCAGTGATCTTAGTGAGACGCCGGTTCCCCTGTGGCATCTGCTGAAGATAAAACGGTATGCCGCCTTGAGCATCCAGTTTTCCAGGGGATGCCCCTTTAACTGCGATTTTTGCAATGTCACCGCATTGTTCGGACACAGTCCCCGGCTGAAAACCCCCGGCCAGATCATTGGGGAACTGGACCGTATCTATGATCTGGGCTGGCGGAGCAGCATATTTTTTGTGGATGATAATTTTATCGGCAACAAGCGATTTCTGAAAGACCATCTGCTTCCTGCCCTGATCCAATGGCGCAGGGATAAAAAGGGATGTGTCTTCTTCACGGAATCTTCCATTAACCTGGCCGATGATCCGGACCTGCTTTCCCTGATGGTAAAGGCGGGATTTGACTCGGTCTTCATCGGCATCGAGTCCCCGGATGAAACCGCCTTGAGCGAATGCCATAAAATCCAGAATAAAAATAGAGATCTGCTTGAAAACGTGGCCATCATCCACCGCAGCGGCCTGCAGGTGATGGGCGGGTTTATCGTGGGATTTGACAGTGACCCGCCCTCCATTTTTCAACGCCAGATCGATTTTATCCAGAACAGTGGAATCGTCATGGCCATGGTGGGGATGCTTCAGGCCCCTCCCGGAACCCGGCTGTTTGACAGGCTTCAGCGCCAGAGCCGGGTGGTCAGGCCATTTACCGGCGATAATGTGGATGGCACAACCAATATTCTGCCCCGGATGGGAATGGAAGCGCTGTCAAAGGGGTATCAACGGATCATGAAACAGATTTATTCCCCGGCAAACTATTACCGGCGGGTCAGGACCCAGTTGCGTGCCCTCACGCCCCCGGAGGTGTTTCAGCCCCTGGATTTCCAGCGGGTTCTCTCTTTTTTCAGGGCAAGCCTCAGGCTGGGTATCCTGGGAAAAGAGCGGTTTTGCTATTGGCAGCTGATTCTGTGGACCCTCCTTAGAAAACCCCGGCTGATTTCTGTGGCCGTAACCTTATCCATATACGGGTATCATTACCGGAAAATCTGTGAACGTTATATCTATATAAGGAGTAAAGATGGTCAATAA
- a CDS encoding sigma 54-interacting transcriptional regulator → MQIFLDIFTNILSSVREPLVVLDADLKIVKANHAFYMTFCARQEETEGVLIYDLGNGQWNIPRLRELLEKILPENTVFNDFEVEHSFDVIGPKIMHLNARRIYNDFKKLELILLAIEDVTEKEHYKRNLEGIVKKRTEQLVLEKKKTEQEKRIAEKSLKEIEVLKKQLEDERAYLKEEIKLEHNHESIIGHSDGLKYVLFKVEQIADSDTTVMVLGETGTGKELVARAIHSNSSRKNRALIKVNCAALPSNLIESELFGHERGAFTGADRSHKGRFEIADKATLFLDEIGELPLELQSKLLRVIQDGEFERLGNSRTTKVDVRIIAATNRNLEEEVKKGRFREDLWYRLNVFPITMPPLRERKEDIPLLTDFYIKKISRRLGKQIKVVPQNVMNALLNYHWPGNVRELENVLERAVINSSSAKLHLADDLEKSYRHLTKDFKTLEAVERDYIIRVLEQTHWKVSGKNSAAQILGLNRSTLRARMHKLSIVPPERLPFDSQ, encoded by the coding sequence ATGCAAATTTTTTTAGACATTTTCACTAATATTCTCAGTTCAGTGCGTGAGCCGCTCGTGGTTCTTGATGCGGATTTGAAAATTGTCAAAGCAAATCATGCGTTCTACATGACATTTTGTGCCAGGCAGGAAGAAACAGAAGGGGTATTAATTTATGATCTTGGCAACGGGCAGTGGAATATCCCCAGGCTCAGAGAATTACTTGAGAAAATCCTCCCTGAAAATACCGTGTTCAATGATTTCGAAGTGGAGCATTCATTTGATGTCATCGGGCCTAAAATCATGCATCTGAATGCCAGAAGAATTTATAACGATTTCAAAAAATTGGAGTTGATTCTGCTGGCCATTGAGGATGTGACCGAAAAAGAGCATTACAAGCGGAATCTTGAGGGTATCGTAAAAAAAAGGACCGAACAGCTTGTTCTTGAAAAAAAGAAAACCGAACAGGAAAAACGAATTGCCGAAAAATCCTTAAAAGAAATTGAAGTACTGAAAAAACAACTTGAAGATGAACGGGCGTATCTTAAAGAGGAGATCAAGCTGGAACATAATCACGAGAGCATTATCGGTCACAGTGACGGGCTTAAATATGTGCTCTTCAAGGTTGAGCAAATTGCAGACAGTGACACAACCGTTATGGTTCTGGGTGAGACAGGTACCGGCAAGGAGCTTGTGGCCCGGGCAATTCATAGCAACAGCAGCCGGAAAAACCGGGCACTGATCAAAGTCAATTGTGCGGCATTGCCCTCAAATCTTATAGAGAGTGAGCTTTTCGGTCATGAAAGAGGCGCGTTTACCGGTGCCGACCGCAGCCACAAAGGACGATTTGAGATCGCTGACAAAGCCACTCTGTTTCTGGATGAAATCGGAGAACTGCCCCTGGAATTGCAATCAAAGCTGCTCAGGGTCATTCAAGACGGTGAATTCGAGCGGCTGGGCAATTCTCGTACCACTAAGGTGGATGTACGGATAATTGCCGCGACAAACCGGAATCTTGAGGAAGAAGTTAAAAAAGGGCGTTTCAGGGAAGATCTGTGGTACCGGCTCAATGTCTTTCCCATTACCATGCCGCCGCTGCGTGAAAGAAAAGAGGATATCCCCCTCCTGACTGATTTTTATATAAAAAAAATCTCCCGCAGACTGGGAAAACAAATCAAGGTGGTTCCTCAAAACGTGATGAATGCCCTTTTAAACTATCACTGGCCGGGAAACGTTCGGGAGTTGGAAAATGTTCTTGAACGGGCAGTGATCAATTCATCAAGCGCCAAACTCCATCTGGCTGATGATCTGGAAAAATCCTACAGGCATTTGACCAAAGACTTCAAAACCCTGGAAGCGGTTGAACGCGATTATATCATCCGCGTGCTCGAACAGACTCACTGGAAAGTCAGCGGCAAGAACAGTGCAGCCCAAATTCTCGGCCTCAATCGCAGCACATTGCGTGCCCGCATGCATAAACTCTCCATCGTTCCTCCTGAGCGCCTTCCCTTTGATTCCCAATAA
- a CDS encoding nucleotide exchange factor GrpE, with product MVNKLQKKIYAVLKDSYSKPGYGLEDEFSGLRGPEAQTSDTASDWEEKYYYLFADLENTKKRLARASVLEIEGQRTELLKDVIKLADGLDLALNHISGEDDSRNIFQGIQGLKGILDQFFIKYEVQPIEALGAVFDPKIHDALGVVRNPAAIAHTVVSVERKGYLYHGKLLRPAQVLVAAG from the coding sequence ATGGTCAATAAACTTCAAAAAAAAATCTATGCTGTACTGAAAGATTCTTATTCCAAACCCGGCTACGGCCTGGAAGATGAATTTTCAGGGCTGAGGGGGCCGGAGGCGCAAACCTCAGATACGGCATCTGACTGGGAGGAGAAATATTATTATCTGTTCGCTGATCTGGAAAACACGAAAAAACGTCTGGCACGAGCCTCTGTTCTTGAAATTGAGGGGCAAAGAACAGAACTGCTCAAAGATGTGATCAAGCTGGCTGACGGGCTGGATCTTGCCTTGAACCATATCTCCGGGGAAGATGACAGTCGCAATATCTTCCAGGGAATCCAAGGGCTCAAAGGCATTCTGGATCAGTTTTTCATCAAATATGAGGTCCAGCCAATTGAGGCTTTAGGCGCCGTGTTTGACCCGAAGATCCATGACGCCCTCGGAGTGGTCCGGAATCCTGCAGCAATTGCCCATACCGTGGTAAGTGTTGAAAGAAAAGGATATTTATATCACGGCAAACTGCTGCGCCCGGCCCAGGTACTGGTGGCGGCAGGATAG